A part of Rhodothermales bacterium genomic DNA contains:
- a CDS encoding YcxB family protein, whose translation MNKFIFDWQRSEHARVTSLLVRELFSSGFRRVIKWAVIAILVIEFLFIVVMTLMGEHDSVLRLGPLVLVVGTLAWLFYPITGRIRAWQMQHSDPNVKHPITHTLDENGYHISTHTADIDLKWPGIYKVRETPEFFLVYYSRRYAYYLPKRVIDGPEQVSKLAEWIRGRLPDGIVYEDG comes from the coding sequence ATGAATAAATTTATCTTCGATTGGCAGAGGTCCGAGCACGCCCGGGTTACGAGCCTGCTGGTACGCGAACTGTTTTCGTCCGGATTTCGACGCGTGATCAAATGGGCCGTGATTGCGATACTCGTGATCGAGTTCCTGTTCATTGTCGTCATGACGTTGATGGGAGAACATGATTCGGTGCTCAGATTGGGCCCGCTGGTTCTCGTCGTTGGTACACTGGCATGGTTGTTCTACCCGATCACGGGGCGGATTCGGGCGTGGCAGATGCAGCATAGCGACCCCAACGTGAAACATCCGATCACGCATACGCTCGATGAGAACGGTTACCACATTTCGACCCACACCGCTGATATCGATCTGAAGTGGCCGGGTATCTACAAGGTCCGGGAGACGCCGGAGTTCTTTCTTGTCTACTACAGCCGCAGGTACGCATACTATCTGCCGAAGCGAGTCATCGATGGGCCGGAGCAAGTGTCCAAGCTTGCGGAATGGATACGAGGCAGGCTGCCGGACGGTATTGTGTACGAAGACGGGTGA
- a CDS encoding DUF190 domain-containing protein: MKLPSEAYLLRIFVGESDRSDGKPLHEVIVNEARARGLAGATVIRGFMGFGASSRIHTSKVLRLSDDLPIVIEIVDAEDRIEAFLPALDDLIDEGLVTLERVRVIAYRHSEGSGR, translated from the coding sequence ATGAAGCTACCATCTGAAGCATATCTGTTGCGCATCTTCGTCGGCGAGAGCGACCGTTCAGACGGCAAGCCACTGCACGAAGTGATCGTCAACGAGGCACGCGCTCGGGGCCTGGCCGGCGCAACGGTCATTCGCGGATTCATGGGCTTCGGGGCGAGCTCTCGCATTCATACGTCCAAGGTTCTGCGGCTCTCGGACGATCTGCCTATCGTCATCGAGATCGTAGATGCCGAGGATCGAATCGAGGCCTTCCTTCCCGCTCTGGACGACCTGATCGACGAGGGACTTGTGACCCTGGAACGGGTCCGCGTCATTGCATATCGGCACAGCGAAGGAAGCGGACGATGA
- a CDS encoding CrcB family protein, with amino-acid sequence LAGLVQNLTGAAFPWGTAAVNIIGCFWAGLLWALFENRWTVSGDTRVLVLIGFIGAFTTFSAFMLETGELVRASEWMHAAGNILLQNGLGFIALFAGVTVGRMV; translated from the coding sequence CTGGCCGGACTGGTCCAGAATCTCACCGGCGCTGCCTTTCCCTGGGGGACGGCGGCCGTCAACATCATCGGCTGCTTCTGGGCGGGACTCCTGTGGGCGCTGTTCGAGAATCGATGGACTGTATCCGGTGACACCAGAGTGCTCGTGTTAATCGGCTTCATAGGTGCTTTCACGACCTTTTCTGCGTTTATGCTTGAGACGGGCGAACTGGTCCGCGCGTCCGAATGGATGCACGCTGCCGGCAATATCTTGCTGCAGAACGGACTAGGGTTCATTGCACTCTTCGCCGGCGTCACCGTCGGCCGCATGGTATAG